From one Dama dama isolate Ldn47 chromosome 4, ASM3311817v1, whole genome shotgun sequence genomic stretch:
- the DDX28 gene encoding probable ATP-dependent RNA helicase DDX28, translating to MALARQLRLLSLVTQLPLAPRRDLTVRGPDEPLPVVRIPRALQKRQEQRQSRQRSPLRPVLVRPGPLLISARRPELNQPARLTLGRWEAAPLASRGWKHRRARQDYFSIERAQHEAPALRNLSSKGSFADLGLEPRVLSALQEAAPEVVRPTTVQSSTIPPLLRGRHILCAAETGSGKTLGYMLPLLQRLLGQPSLDPSRIPAPRGLVLVPSRELAEQVRAVAQPLGSSLGLRVQELGGGHGMSRIRLQLSKHPPADVLVATPGALWKALKGQLISLAQLSFLVLDEVDTLLDESFLELVDYILEKSHIAEGPADLKDPFNPKAQLVLVGATFPDGVGQLLSKVASLDSLTTITSPKLHCIMPHVKQTFMRLKGAEKVTELVHILKQHDRTHRTGSAGTVLVFCNSSSTVNWLGYILDDHKIQHLRLQGQMPASMRAGIFQSFQKGSRDILLCTDIASRGLDSTQVELVINYDFPLTLQDYIHRAGRVGRVGSEVPGTVISFVTHPWDVSLVQKIELAARRRRSLRGLGSSVSEPLHQETLLQQA from the coding sequence ATGGCTCTAGCACGGCAGCTACGGCTGTTGTCGCTCGTGACTCAGTTGCCTCTGGCGCCTCGACGGGACCTGACAGTCCGCGGTCCCGACGAGCCCCTGCCTGTGGTGCGCATCCCGCGGGCTCTACAGAAGCGGCAGGAACAGCGGCAGAGCAGGCAGCGGAGCCCCCTGCGGCCGGTGTTGGTGCGACCTGGCCCGCTGCTGATCTCGGCGCGGCGGCCGGAGTTGAACCAGCCCGCACGCCTAACGCTGGGCCGTTGGGAGGCTGCGCCACTCGCTTCGCGAGGCTGGAAGCATCGGCGCGCTCGCCAGGACTACTTCTCCATTGAGCGCGCTCAGCATGAGGCCCCAGCGCTGCGGAACCTCTCGTCCAAGGGCAGCTTCGCCGATCTGGGTCTGGAGCCCCGTGTGCTGAGCGCACTCCAAGAAGCTGCTCCCGAAGTCGTTCGGCCCACAACCGTGCAGTCGAGTACCATTCCGCCATTACTTCGTGGCCGCCACATCCTCTGCGCCGCGGAAACCGGCAGTGGCAAGACTCTCGGCTACATGCTACCTCTGCTTCAGCGGCTCTTGGGCCAGCCAAGCCTGGACCCCAGTCGTATCCCTGCTCCTCGAGGCCTGGTCCTTGTGCCTTCTCGAGAATTAGCTGAACAGGTGCGGGCCGTGGCCCAGCCCCTGGGCAGCTCCTTAGGCCTCCGGGTGCAGGAGTTAGGGGGAGGCCATGGCATGAGTAGGATCAGGCTGCAACTGTCCAAACATCCTCCAGCAGATGTACTGGTGGCCACGCCGGGGGCTCTGTGGAAAGCCCTGAAAGGTCAACTAATCAGCCTGGCGCAGCTGTCTTTCTTGGTGTTGGATGAGGTAGATACATTGTTGGATGAAAGTTTCCTGGAACTGGTGGATTACATCTTGGAGAAGAGTCACATAGCAGAAGGCCCCGCTGACTTAAAAGACCCTTTCAATCCCAAAGCTCAGTTAGTGTTGGTCGGGGCCACATTTCCCGACGGTGTAGGCCAGCTGCTGAGTAAAGTTGCCAGCTTAGACTCTCTAACCACCATTACCAGTCCCAAGCTCCACTGCATCATGCCTCATGTCAAACAGACATTCATGAGGCTGAAAGGAGCAGAGAAGGTGACTGAGTTAGTGCATATCCTCAAGCAGCATGACAGAACACACAGGACTGGCTCTGCAGGAACTGTTCTCGTGTTCTGTAACAGCTCCAGCACTGTGAACTGGCTGGGATATATTCTGGATGACCACAAAATCCAACACTTAAGACTGCAGGGACAAATGCCAGCCTCCATGAGGGCAGGTATTTTCCAGTCCTTCCAGAAGGGCTCCCGAGACATACTTCTCTGCACAGACATCGCCTCTCGGGGCCTGGACAGCACCCAGGTGGAACTTGTCATCAATTATGATTTCCCTCTCACCCTGCAGGATTACATCCACAGAGCAGGGAGGGTGGGCCGTGTGGGGAGTGAGGTGCCAGGAACAGTCATCAGCTTTGTGACCCATCCCTGGGATGTGAGCCTGGTTCAGAAGATTGAACTGGCAGCTCGCCGAAGGAGAAGCCTTCGAGGTCTAGGGTCCTCAGTAAGTGAGCCTTTGCACCAGGAAACCTTACTGCAGCAGGCTTAA